In the genome of Cyanobacteriota bacterium, one region contains:
- the icd gene encoding isocitrate dehydrogenase (NADP(+)) gives MADKVTIVNGKAQVSDNPIVLFIEGDGIGPDIWKASQAVFDAAIEKAYDGKRKIEWKEILVGEKALNATGEYMPQASLDAIKEYSLAIKGPLTTPIGGGIRSLNVALRQIFDLYACVRPVKWYNGVPSPMKRPELLDIVLFRENTEDVYSGFDYLAGSDEAKAIIAAVNKINPKKQLGNIDSTGIGIKPISKEGSTRLIKSAIEYAIKYGRKKVHIVHKGNIMKYTEGAFRDWGYELVKNEYSDQLITEQEIWDGADAGDKIVIGDRIADSTFQQLLLRPDEYDVLATTNLNGDYISDAAAAQVGGLGIAPGANIGDNQAIFEATHGTAPKYAGLDKVNPGSVILSGVMMLEFMGWNEAARLIEAGLERAIDKKTVTYDFERQMEGATLLKCSEFGQAIVDNMPVKV, from the coding sequence ATGGCAGATAAAGTAACAATAGTAAATGGTAAAGCGCAAGTGAGCGACAACCCAATAGTTTTATTTATAGAAGGTGATGGTATTGGTCCAGATATCTGGAAAGCATCACAAGCTGTGTTTGATGCAGCAATTGAGAAGGCCTATGACGGTAAACGCAAAATAGAATGGAAAGAAATTCTAGTTGGCGAAAAAGCATTAAACGCCACTGGCGAATATATGCCGCAAGCATCGCTTGATGCAATTAAAGAATATAGCTTGGCTATCAAGGGACCACTTACAACTCCTATTGGTGGCGGGATTCGTTCACTAAATGTGGCACTAAGACAAATCTTTGATCTTTATGCCTGTGTAAGACCAGTCAAGTGGTACAACGGAGTTCCGAGTCCAATGAAAAGACCTGAACTTCTTGATATAGTTTTGTTCAGAGAAAATACTGAAGATGTTTATTCTGGTTTTGATTACCTAGCAGGTTCAGATGAAGCAAAAGCAATCATCGCTGCTGTAAACAAAATCAATCCAAAGAAACAACTTGGCAATATAGATAGTACTGGTATTGGCATCAAACCTATATCTAAAGAGGGTTCTACGAGGTTAATCAAGTCTGCTATTGAATATGCAATTAAATACGGACGTAAGAAAGTTCATATAGTACACAAAGGTAACATCATGAAATACACCGAAGGTGCGTTCCGTGACTGGGGTTATGAATTAGTCAAGAACGAATATTCTGATCAATTAATTACAGAACAAGAAATTTGGGATGGTGCTGATGCTGGAGACAAAATCGTAATTGGAGATCGTATTGCTGATAGTACTTTCCAACAATTATTGCTTCGTCCAGATGAGTACGATGTACTTGCAACAACTAACCTCAATGGTGATTATATTTCTGACGCTGCTGCCGCTCAAGTTGGCGGTCTTGGAATTGCCCCAGGCGCAAACATCGGTGATAATCAGGCGATCTTTGAGGCGACTCACGGTACTGCTCCAAAATACGCTGGATTGGATAAAGTAAATCCTGGTTCAGTAATTCTTTCAGGCGTGATGATGCTTGAATTTATGGGCTGGAATGAAGCTGCTAGATTAATTGAAGCTGGTTTAGAAAGAGCGATTGACAAGAAGACTGTTACTTATGACTTTGAACGTCAAATGGAAGGTGCTACTTTATTGAAGTGTAGTGAGTTTGGTCAAGCGATTGTAGACAATATGCCAGTTAAAGTATAA